The proteins below are encoded in one region of Helianthus annuus cultivar XRQ/B chromosome 2, HanXRQr2.0-SUNRISE, whole genome shotgun sequence:
- the LOC110907273 gene encoding casein kinase 1-like protein HD16, whose amino-acid sequence MPQLRVARRSKRLGDLQPATQPIVQTENVTAPTRGRRKTGGGRGRGYAAGVTKGLVTATPGRLTAGGRGRGGRLIDLDQEPPCDIVPDPAVLGVREPGLNRIDAVADKDIAMDGGSADKIMGVEEDGNTPAVPERVQVGNSPIYKTDRKLGKGGFGQVYVGRRVSGGTERTGPDAVEVS is encoded by the exons ATGCCACAACTCCGAGTAGCACGGAGATCAAAACGGCTTGGTGATCTCCAGCCTGCCACTCAACCGATTGTTCAAACCGAAAACGTTACCGCACCAACCAGAGGCAGAAGAAAGACCGGTGGTGGAAGGGGAAGAGGTTATGCTGCAGGTGTAACAAAAGGGCTTGTTACAGCAACTCCAGGTAGACTGACAGCTGGCGGTAGAGGAAGAGGTGGTAGATTGATTGATTTGGACCAGGAACCGCCGTGTGATATTGTTCCGGACCCTGCGGTTCTTGGAGTTCGTGAGCCTGGTTTAAATAGAATAGACGCAGTTGCGGATAAAGATATTGCCATGGATGGTGGAAGTGCTGATAAAATAATGGGAGTTGAAGAAGACGGAAACACGCCTGCTGTGCCTGAAAGG GTACAAGTCGGTAACTCTCCGATATATAAGACGGACCGAAAGTTGGGAAAGGGTGGTTTTGGTCAAGTTTATGTTGGTAGGAGGGTAAGCGGTGGAACTGAAAGAACGGGGCCCGATGCGGTTGAGGTATCTTAA
- the LOC110899290 gene encoding benzoate carboxyl methyltransferase gives MALVDILHMNSGSGDSSYTNNSLFTKIVMQKTAPFLKRTIKGMANKDILSDHCFMIADLGCSSGMNTLSLASNIIDIVHEVCQENNRKTPQFQVCLNDLFGNDFNNVFKLLPNFYKTLRKCKGEQIGPCFVSVVPGSFYGRLFPDESLHLIHSSYSVHWLSQVPEGLENNKQNIYIAKTSPLDVLQAYGKQFQTDFTKFLQLRYEEIVHDGRMVIVFQSRSSLDPTNDECSTLWELLIMSLLEMLKEGLVLESDINSFNLPFYFPHGDELRRIIEEDGSFSLDDIDIFEVDWDQHDMECNNRGKKTTKSIRAVTELLFSSHFGNSIIDMLFKKFEKKLADHLATKKTRHLCVVISLIKK, from the exons ATGGCATTAGTAGACATTCTTCATATGAATAGTGGGAGTGGAGATTCAAGTTATACCAATAACTCTCTATTTACG AAAATTGTGATGCAAAAAACGGCACCATTTTTAAAGCGTACAATCAAGGGCATGGCTAATAAAGATATCTTATCCGACCATTGTTTCATGATTGCGGATTTGGGATGCTCCTCTGGCATGAATACGTTGTCGCTTGCTTCTAACATTATTGATATAGTCCATGAGGTGTGTCAAGAAAATAATCGAAAGACACCGCAGTTTCAAGTGTGCTTAAATGACCTCTTTGGAAATGATTTCAATAATGTTTTCAAATTATtacccaacttttataaaacccTTAGAAAGTGCAAGGGAGAACAAATTGGTCCTTGTTTTGTTTCAGTTGTTCCCGGATCCTTCTATGGAAGACTCTTCCCCGATGAAAGTTTGCATCTTATTCACTCATCATATAGCGTTCATTGGCTTTCTCAG GTACCTGAAGGCCTTGAAAACAATAAGCAAAATATatacatagcaaaaacaagtCCTTTAGATGTATTGCAAGCATATGGAAAGCAATTTCAAACCGATTTTACAAAGTTTTTACAACTACGCTATGAGGAAATAGTACATGATGGACGCATGGTTATAGTATTTCAGAGTCGTAGTAGCCTTGATCCAACTAACGATGAATGTAGCACTCTCTGGGAGTTACTCATCATGTCACTTCTCGAAATGCTTAAAGAG GGGCTGGTTCTAGAATCGGATATTAACTCATTCAATCTCCCATTTTATTTTCCACATGGGGATGAACTTAGGAGAATTATTGAAGAAGATGGATCGTTCTCTCTTGACGACATTGATATTTTTGAAGTCGATTGGGATCAACATGATATGGAATGTAACAACCGTGGGAAAAAAACAACTAAATCGATAAGGGCTGTTACGGAACTATTGTTTAGTTCTCATTTCGGGAACTCCATAATTGATATGCTATTTAAGAAGTTTGAGAAGAAATTGGCAGACCATTTAGCTACTAAGAAAACAAGACACTTA tgtGTTGTCATTTCATTGATaaaaaaatga